ttttctttatgattttattactttttttatatttatatgcattgaacaaaaatttttatatttgtagtATTGtacaacttttattttcaaatttctaaggttttttctttataaataCGGTCCGTTTCTGTCACAATCCGATGCTGCTATTTATTCTAGGCAACATcatagaaatatatatataaactttGTAGGtgattttaaaggatttttggTTTGATCCTGTACTAATCCTAACTGTATTGCAACTGATTAACCACCCGCATAACGTAACAAATAATTCCTTTATTAAAGGGCGTAAAATTGATTTgtataattatttttgatgTCGTTTATCCATGAGAATATTATTTAATGGATTTCAATCCCGTTCCACTGTCGCACCATTcgcacaatttcaaaaaaaaaaatcttcacatGGCCGTTTTGGCACTTCGCTCCGCAACGTGCGATTCCTTCAGTAACGTGATATTTTACTACGTACATCTGTGAGGTATAACCTTATTTTAACATCAGCGAGATTTGAAATATCCTAGAAATTCAAGTCAATTTTTAACTAatgcaaattttgaataatacaactcgaatttttcttccgaTCCTTAGTTGAAATGTGGCTCAAAAATTCGAGCATTAACATACAATATTCGGCATATTCTGCTTTGTAAGccgaataaaaacaacaaaaacaatcatttggtaaataaatatgaaaactaAGTACGATACCGTCCCAGAGATTGCTGttacaaaaatattgattAGAGAATTACGGCAAATGTAGGGCAAAAGCGACcgctattcattgtttttgccctattttaattttgttatgtTCGTATGGTTCGTAGTCAAGCATTGATTATGTaatgaataaatcaataaatcatcGAGAACCCAGTCActtgaatttttcgaattttcaatttaaaaacactaaaatGACTTCCATAACTAGATTGGAGAACTCAGAACTTTTGATAGTCGAATAAAAGTCCACGTTAATCTTTATTTGACCATAAATAGACACTGAatagcattattattattaacattatatatatttatatttatttattccattccctatttatttattcgaggACCTCAGctttaaattttagaaaaagaaataaagaaaaaagaaagaatagcagagcagatttttcttgaaagtgaAAACTTGCAAAACCGTTAGTTATACATTAAGCGGCAGCACAACCGAATTTTAGCGAACTCATCTGAAAACCAGAATTCATCTCTGCGATGGTGATATATTTTTCATTGCATTTTTATTCTGGGATTTAAAATCCGTCCAAATCGCTGTCATGATCATCGATCCTGTTACAACTTTCATACATATATCCTCTCAGACCTAATCTCTTAATTTCCCTTCCTTTGTGTCTAACTAGGATCTTGGATTGATTAtggtaaaatatttttgaacaaaataatggaaaaaacaaagcaaattaaacaataaaataataatagaataatacaaataacatttataaaaatatagaTGTATTTTCTTCGTCATAGGACTGAAGCAGGTTTAACATATTTATAGATGATAAGCTCTATGAGCTAAGACTCTCCTTGAATTTTATACATTTCCAAAGGTTTACGACCATGAAAAAAACCTGGATGGGCTTAAGTCACCACTCCTTATGGATATCGTCGCATTCAATGAAGAAACGTGAatattcttggattttttcctttaaatgtTGTATAAATGGACgtggacgggtgtagcgcagtcggtaagaggttccactgcctgcacgatcgatccgattggaggttcgaatccgccccgcTGCTCACCAGGGCTTTCGTCCcttcgtggtcgataaattggtggtacctgacctgtctgggaggataaaaaaacactgacttcagacatcggctagccaccacaagtcattgtataggccagttacgcgtCCCGGAAACTCAAACGATccggaattgaagtgaacgtggtggtggcgggtccaaagcggattgattaacgccagtgactttatcccaGTTATCCTTTATAAATGGACATCAAATGATGAGTTTTTCTCACAGTTTTCTCACAGAGAAACTCTTGAACGAATGAACAAACGAACGAATTCTAAACGAATGCTTCCATTCAATATTCGAATGATATGGCGGACACCTACGCACTTTCGAAAATGAACACGTTGCTTGCACTGTCACATGCCACATCACTTTaacattattaaaaatttaccAATTCGTGGACCTCTTTTGCGTTTCCGATTTGATTTTGCCCTTTAACAATATCTATGCGGGTCTATTCATCTGTTCATCACTAATTTTCCTCTCGTTACATTTTTGTTAAATAAAATCTCCACGAGCTGCCGTGTCCACTACATTTTTTCCGTATTAGAACATTCCTGTGCcactctatattttcttttcttaacatcattcttttttttgttattactaGGAATTTTTCGACTACAAGCACTCACTAcaagcacttttttcactaCAAGCATCTTTAGCCTCGATatatggtttttttaaaagtataaTTTTGCAGtatatggaaaaaaacatattaaACTTAATCGTTCTTTGCTGTAACAAAAAATGTTAGTTTGTCGTTTCTGGAACCTGGAATTGTATAAGGAGTTATTTTAATGCCGTGGAGATCACGAATAATGTTCACATTCCCTCTTTCTGCCTTCTATTTCATTTAAGGTATTTctcatctctttttcttctagaaatttcctttttttactagATACGAGGGAATGTGTTCTTAAACTATGTAGATTATATGAAATCCACGTAAAATTACACACACACCTATTCATCCCAATCGATTTCTGATTATTGTGCTTCTGTTCAGCATCAATCCATATCAATTTAAcgcaataaattatttaattaagaAAGCGACtgacaataaataataataaaacaataacaataataaacaataatacgtatataataatacatataatatataataataacaacaataatacatatataataacaataataataaatcttaacttaaaaaatttataaaaattaattaatttaaaaaattaaatcttaaTAATTTGACTAGTGTCTTTGATACCGAATCGTATTTAGgacaaaaacaaggaagatACATATCGTTATCTCATCCTGTCATCGTGaatccttttttccttaaattcctctatttttcGAGTTTATAATATTCGATTTATGTTGAATCCATTAATTTATATTCACATCACCTGAATcacatttcctattttttcaaagataattTCCTCAACTTTCTATTTCTGAACTTCAATTGTTTTCGACCTTCAGTATTTTTTGTCAAATTCTCTGTCGTTTTCAAGAAAGTCGACCTCCTACTCTCATCCATATTTGTTGACCAGAGTTACTTTACttgccatttatttttttctagctcATTTTTAGGGGGAAATTTGGTtacagattaaaaaaaaaaagaaaaagttttgtttttacatttcttctcACATTacaaaagatttttctccTCACATTTTTAAACTATGTGCAATACAAATGGCAGCATTGTTTTTGGATTCAATCGAATCTGATCCAGAAGTTTCCTCAGGATTTTCAATTCCGTTTTCCTACCGATTTCGAGAAAGCAGGCATCGTAATTTCTTGTAATTACAAGAATATTGTCGGATATTTCTTCACTCCTGTAATTATACGGAGTGGATTTCGATTTATTTGGTTTGTCCTgaatctttttcgaaaaattaagagttaaaaaaaagaagaaaaaaaatttgaaatcagccCTTTGTTCCTTGTTATTCTTTGATTCTTCCTTGAATTTTCGTCCAAACGTTCAGTCATTTTCGAGTATTCGttcgaatttttttacatGCGTGTGTTAATCTCATAACCTCAAGATCTTCTCCTGTATTTTTTCAGGTCATGGTTCAGTCACTGCTGCCGAGTAATGATCACCTATCGGCGCAACCATTCATCAACAATTGCTACTCGGAGATGTGCATGTCGAgcggcgcagtcggtaagcgCGCGAAAGCTTCACACACACATATTCATTCACGTTCACTTGGCCGGGTACCAAGgtcaaaaaaatgtaaaaaaaattctgtggcCACGCCTGCCAATTTCCTTCGTTCCTACGCCCCGAAATCTATTTTGCTACGTATTTGttacatattatttttacatatttatttacagaTTTTCTGCAACCTTCGGAAAAAAGTCTACTTTAATACATATTTACTACATAttctttttcatatatttatttacatattttctgtATTCTTCCAGACCGAGACCTACTTTGCTAAATACTTATCATATGACAattctatatatttatttacatttcttcCGCATTCTTCCGCACCGAAACTTAttaatacatatttattatatatttatacatattttactattattttttatttttagttattgtatattttatatatttattatagatattattataatatacaTAATGTTACAAATACTACATACTACTACTTGTTTTCCTTAAGGTCCAAAATTTCCCCAAATTTCTCCCTTCTTGATTTTGTACACATAGAAAAAGTATTTAAGTAAAACACTTAAAGAAGaccaagaaatttttccaggatCTTGGCTTTCCTCCAGAATTTCAGCTTAGCTCCACAgttttcctgaatttcttctttcttgattttacaaataaagaaaaagaacgcgaacaaatttcttcagaattatGGCTTTTCTCCGGAAGTTTAGATTAGCTCCAAAATCAATTCGAACTCcaattttcctgatttttttttagtttctttcatGATTTCACAGACATTGAAGTAATCTTAAGTTATCACACAttaagaacacaaaaaactcTTCGGAATCTTGgcttttctccagaaataaagCCCTAAACTGGAATTTTTCGGCTAGAgatctatatttttttttgtgaatgctATGCACATTTGATGTATGCTAGTAGTTGTCCATCAATTTTCTTCCGGATCAACATCAACATACATGAGGTTTTTGTTTCTATGCCGATTAATTGCCGTTGGAGCCTAAGAGAGAGTTTTGCACGTGTAGAACCGCATAGAGCCAGTGTTTACTgctactttttccttttttccaagtCCTCTTCATATCTTCCGTAAACTTTACTAAAATCCTAACAAATTTGGAATTATTGTGATGCTTTTGGGGTATTATCTGCGGTAAAAAATACCCAAGAACCCCAGTCATTGTGTatctttaggaaaaaaaaactagtaaaatTCCATAGATTATATTATTTGCATGCACTCTTTATCTTTCAGTACTTTTGTTTGAGTTACCTGTGCATAAAATCACCTGTTCACCTCAGAGAGATGAACTGGTTTGATAAAGTTTCGATTTTAAGAAGTTAAGGAATTTAACGGAATCCTGACCATTTTAGCAGTCTTGTCTGGAGCTTCCCTTCTGCTTGCTGCTTTCTGcggctaattttttttaccgtagAAAatattaagatttttttcttgagggggaaaaaaacttgattcAACATTGTTTGTTCACATgctgtgttttctttcttcgtcgATCTTATGTTGATAACAACTGTGAACTATTTAAAGTGTTGTAAAACCTTCTCTTTggatcaaaatttcaattaattactttattttatttaatttaaagaattttttttgaaataatgcaaaaaaaaccgccTTTTTCTAACATTTAGCTTATAGAATTGCGGACGTTcacgtttctttctttctgtttctccCACCTTTTCTCTCACGGAATAGATCCCAAAATAATCCAGGAACTTTTCCGGAAGTTGATCTTTGTTCTTTGTGACACCACACATATCCCTACAATTTATTACACCAACAACGTTCAACACGCGCTTTTATCTACACCAACCGCTTTTCGAGCGAAGAATGAACGTCACGTggtagaaatattttatttaatacgAAATATCgctgaaaaaagtatttttttcaaattaaatctGAGCCGAATGGCTTGTAGGGGACCCGTGGTAATTGAATgagtatagtttttttttaaaataaaaatcatctAGTAGtgaccttaaaaaaaaattttaaaaacctaCAATCATAGTAGGCGGATCGGTAATTTTTAGCTACgggtaatttgaaaaaaaccaaccttATCTAGTAGTGAccttaaaataagaaaaaaagaccatACAACCATAGTAGGTGGATTGCTAATTTTTACCTGTCgggtatttgaaaaaaaaccaacctttAGTAGTCAACATTTTCTCACCATGGATCAATTGATTTATCAAAAAGTTttaattttggagaaaaaatattccttaTCTTCTTTATCAATCAGCATCCGACGAGGGTTTTCGaagttcttcatttctttttttacagaattttCTTAATTGGCACTCTATTATGGATCTGATCATTGATCAttgaaagcagaaaataaGCTCATTTTGCTTGGAGGAGAagcgaaaaacaacaacaaaacaacaacaaacaaggCTACAATCACATTCACATAATCTGGAAGTTTTTTAATCTAATCATATTTTGAAGTTGTTATTTATCCATATTTTTCCTTAGAACCCTTCAATACTTCAGCAGAACTCAAAATTATATTGAacttttaaataatttcacatttcatAATTTAATGTAGGCGGAAAATAAGATCATTGAGGTTACGAAGAAAAGATAGAGATGAAAAAGATAGAaggtaaaaaaggaaaaagaaaaaaaaaagagataaatgacaaaaaaagataaaatgaagGTTAAAAAGGCAAAATCGCAGCACAATCACTTGACGGAATTTTCAgtggtttttgaaaaacttgctAAGCACTTGAGACTTCTGCACGAGATTCATTATCGTCGAGGTGATCATGCTTTGTTATGGTGAAAAACTCAAGGACAAGCGCATGGGATAGCataagatttttgttttttgtttacggTTGCTTACCTAGCATCACTACGTCTTCTTTCCGATTATTTACTGGATccttgaaagtttttgttgcTCTTAAAATGACCGAAAATATCACagttttaaagttttctaaagtttttttttctcttaaaataaCTTAAAATTCATCTCTactatttttaaactttttaacTGAATTCTTAAAAGTTCTTTCCCTCAAAATAGGCTAAAATATCACTGCACGAGGTTCACTTtatgaaaactgaaaatatcaCAGTTTTAGacttttctaaagttttttctcttaaaataaCCTAAAATGCATCTCTACGTCTCCTTTTCCAATTTTAACTTCTCTTAACGTTCTAACTGGATCcttgaaagttttttcttcttttaacataataaaataaaataaatatatcacAACACGAGGTTCACTTCGTCAAAGGCGGTCGTTTACGTAAACGACCTTGTACGATCACAAGTGTGATCTTTTGCTTTGACTTCTGCATAAACTGGTTCGATGGTTAAATGGATGAATGGaaggatggatggatggatggatggtcATTGTCGACAAAAACAATAACTTACTCGTTTATGTGGCTGTACATTTCGATCTGTTTACCAAACTGTTTGTTGTTCTTATCAGCCCCACGATAGCAGTAGTGGTTGTCTGGTTTAACTTACTGTTTCCGGTCTGCTAACTTCTAATACTTactcatttttgatttttaacaTCTATTTTACAGAGGAAATCTTGGGAAAGcattttgtgaattttagTTATTTCTGCCGTATATCTACACCgctaaggatttttttcagaattattagcttttaatttgttttttttttttcgactaaaGAATTTATCAACGGCTTTTCCGTTGCGTAAGATGTTTTATgcgaagaaaaactgaaagaaaaaattaatccGCGGAGACGTTCGCTTACAATGCGTACCGTATCGCGGGTAACAATAATAgcttcatttttctggaagaaacacGTAAAGTATTCCATAACTCGATGTGTTTCTGCGAGTGAAACAAATTTATGaaagctttaaaaaagaaaaaaaaattgattttctcgGAGAATTGCTACAATTTATTCATTGCTGCAGAAgtacttttttgaagataaaaaactctgatttttggaatttttccgaCAAGGGATTAAAAGTAgctttgaataaaaataatcattaaataataataataaagtagcgataataaaaaatatgtaatgataaataatattaaatgattattgataaattaataaataacaataaatacttTGTTAAAATACTCTGTGTggatattgttttcttttccttttaatttattttcaattttctatttgtttattcgcgaattttttgaaaaatttatcaAGAAGGACTACCTGTTCAGCTATGGGCTATCCTGGTAAAAAGAACTCGTGATCCCCGGGAAACTGATGGGCGGAACACGATTCGTAACAATTCGTTGCTCTTATATTCCCGAAATTTATATTTGAAGTAAACAACGTGTGCTAGGAATTCCCTCCGTTCCATTTTTAATGGATTCATGAGGGAATAACGGaacattcttctcatttcttaaATCCAAGAATCACATTGTTTCGCTATTTAAAGGCATGTAATATAAAGGTTCAAttcaacacgaaaaaaaaaacacaaaactgcTAAAGGTCCCATATTTCAGCTCCTATGCAAGTTGAAAAGAAGCTCGGATGGATTGTGACGGCGATTTTCATCGTTGCTGACATGGTCGGCGGTGGCGTTGTCGCTATGCCAGTAGCCTTCAAACAATCGGGTTCGTATCGGTTATAAAACAGATCAATGATTGATTGATATAAGAGAGATCAatcaattccaatttttccccaaaaaaaaaaacttcatgatttttcttttttaggtcTTCTTGGAGGCATTATATTCATGGTGGTCATTGCAACAATATTTGAGTACACGGGTTATCAACTGGGTAAAGTGTGGTGTAAAATGATGGAGAGgtatgatattattattattattattattactgttattattactattattattattattatatagttGAGGATTTAATGTGTCCACTTATCCGTaataatttaatgaaattaaaattgattttccacaaaaaaaacttacaattgatttattgaggttttatttggatttttgagACGACTGCGTAAcgtttttaaagaatttatgccactaaaaattgttaaaaattgTTAGATCAAGCATTgttaaaaattgttaaatcAAGCAAAAATGGACCGGTTGGAGtagaatatagaaaaatttcttgaattgaTAATGATACTGCTATTTTCGGCCCTTGAGGTTActtaacttctttttctgcttcgaTGATAAGTTAACGCGCTCCAGTTAACAAGCGTAACAAGTATCGCGTTTCAGTAAAGTGGAACTCTCCGAGGATCACTCATTTTCCTCATTCAAATGGAAttcatccaaaaattttcaaattttcaggtATCCACATTTGGGAGTATGTCGGAAACCATTCCCAGAAATGGCAAAAAAGACGATGGGCCCGGGGATGCAGTGAGTTGCTTCTTAAGATTTTTTGAGTCCGCAAATGCAAAAAACACTCCCGGAAAATAACGGATTTCTTGGAAATAATCTATAATAAATCCGTAATTGCAAAGTTTGCTTCAATCTTTGGAGGATTAAGGTTTTATGATTCCTTTTACTTGCAAGGAATTTCTAGGCTTCAAAAAATTTAGCTTAGAAAGTTTTTTATTTACGATTCCTAGGAACGAAAGTAAGGAAATGTTTTGAGGAAAAGATTCTTATTACttacaaagaattttttgacttcaaaaaatgtaggttagaagatttttttaaaagatcctCGGAAATAAACGTGAGAAAATCCTGTTCTTGTTTGCTCAAAATACACTTTTCTCtctatttcttctacaaaGGGAAAAATTGTTATTCTTGGTGGAAAATAGACgtcaattaatttcaaaaaatagttttcattattgtttttttgtgaTCCCATAAAAATTTCAGACGTTTCACTTCGGTGATGGGAAATGTTACCCTATTTGGTATAGCTGTagtttatttactactttcCGCCAACATCATTCACTATTTTATCGGACGTTTCACTTCTATTCCTGCAAGCATGTGTGTGGTGAGTTGATCGGTGTGCATTTACGGATCTTGCGCCGCCGCCTTCCGCGATCTCTACATATATTCAAAAAACGGgattcatttttaattctttttaaacCTTTTTCACACCAACTGCTCTTAATAAAATTCAGCCATAATTCATAAATTTTGAGTATTTAAGGATTTTGCAGTCTTAACCTGGTAACAAATAATCTGGATCGAGATCCAGGATCTATACATCTGATTAATAAATGACGTCATCTAGGTAGTGGGGTTCTAGTTGTCTTCATATATTTgtctattatattttttggCGAACTTAAGAACTACACGGTGTAATTCCAGGAAAGAGAGCATCACTTCACGAGAACAGCGTTTAACaggatctctttttttttttttttttttgaagaaatcgaaaatggAACGTTCTCCTCGTTTTAATCCTCtgctttttctggatatttctaTGGATATTGTTTCTTGAAACCACCGAACCTTAAATTTAACATaattttggggttttttttcttgagattgGGTGCGAGATAAACCGACCTTATTTTGTAGACCTATATCATTGCTCTCAAGTTTTTCAATAATCAGCTAAAATTTACTAAATATTCAGAGGTGAGTATgacaaatatttggaaaatccTTAAACAACATCATATTTCCACTcacaaaatctgttttttaCCTAAATATATCTATACCTACTGTATATAACGTATACTTTCAGGTTATTGTATTTCTAGCTGTTATTATCTTACCTTTCACCTATCTGAGAAGTCCCGGAGAATTTTGGTGTGGATTTTTCGGCGTTGTCCGCTTCTTCGCCAAAGATTTTCtagtattttctttgttttgtattaGGGGTGTGATCGTACTTGCCATGGTTACCACCGTCATAGCGGTATTTTCCATCCTCACCGGTATCGCACTTGATTTCGGTTCATGTTATCCAGAAGTTGCATATCCTGAACAAACTCCTAGCTCAATGATATTGTCACTTGGTTAGTCGGTTTTCCATAGTCGGTTGCCGTTTTGCAAATGGGAATTTTATTTaacttttcaggaattttcctttttgcattttctggaCATTACGTGTTTCCGACTATTCAACATGACATGAAAAACCCGAGAGATTTCACTAAGAGTGtttttgctggatttttcCGTAAGTGCACTTATTGGCATTCGGAAAATCCATCTCCAATATTTCTCTGCGTTCATTAGGAATTTTTCTAATGACTTCTTGTTTGTGCTGCGCTAGTCGCGAAATCTCCTAATTTCTCAGATCGCATATTTTCAGTTGTCGTCATGCTTTACATGCCACTTTCAATTTCTGGCTACGTTGTCTATGGAGCTGCACTGGAAAGCTCTGTAATTTACTCTGTACAAACCAGTACGCTTCAGGTCAGTGCCCTAGCTCCTGGAATTTCCTAACTATCGATCGATGCAGTGCTTAGTCGACTGAGAAAATACCTACATACGTTTGAGAATCTTTTCCAGAGATCCTGAATCCGTTAGTATTTTTGTAGGGTTAGGTTAAGATTCAGGTTTTTCaggttcagttttttttttcactaacacAAACCATATCACTGAATTCACCACGTTGTAGTTAATTCAACTGGTgtcacttccatttttttgttgttgtttttagtgtttgtttgtgtttttttgttggtgaAGAATATCTATTAGCTCAACTTTATCCCTTTTTTGAACATCaatctgaaaaaatttttaaggtttctggaaaatttacgaaaaaaaaacagatagtacattttaaaaaattaataaaaaaaaattatttctttgagaTATATCTATAACcctcactatttttttccagctcGCTGCAAACCTCATGATCGCTGTGCACTGTATTATGACGTTGGTTATCGTTATCAATCCCCTGAATCAGGAAGTGGAACACTACCTGAAAGTCTCTCATAGTAGGTTCctattgagtttttttttcatcaaaatgaATGATACGATTTTGTGGATTGGTGTGTCggacgaaaagaagaaatgttcaTAAAAGATTTATATGTAGAGGctgttaaatatttttatatttattttttatatttttatttttatattttatttacttatttattttaggcTTTGGACCTGGACGAGTTATCACGCGAACCACTGTGCTCATATTAGTCCTCTTCGTTGGTCTCTCGGTACCTGATTTCTCGCCTGTGATGAACTTGGTAGGCTTCGAGGCgttttcccaactacattctggaaaaaaatccatcagtgaAACTTTATTCAAGGCGTCATACGCAGCTACCACACTTGTTTATACAGAAAAGGCTATCGTTTACacataaaatttctttgagCAGCACCGATGGGAGGGTCCCATCCATCCAAAGTTCTTCTTTGATTCTTGATCATTTAGGTCGGAGCGTCTACAATCCCAATCGGATGCGTTGTACTGCCGTCACTATTCTATCTATACAGTGAAGCAGCTACTGAGGATGAATGGAGGAAAGGACATACACCGTCGTTGATGAAGTGAGTGGGCGGAGTCGGAGGAAAACTCGTACTTTTCCCAAATCTGTCTGATCTACTTTATTTCCAGTGTCATTCGCCGCA
This is a stretch of genomic DNA from Necator americanus strain Aroian chromosome II, whole genome shotgun sequence. It encodes these proteins:
- a CDS encoding hypothetical protein (NECATOR_CHRII.G8591.T1) encodes the protein MVQSLLPSNDHLSAQPFINNCYSEMCMSSGAVAPMQVEKKLGWIVTAIFIVADMVGGGVVAMPVAFKQSGLLGGIIFMVVIATIFEYTGYQLGKVWCKMMERYPHLGVCRKPFPEMAKKTMGPGMQRFTSVMGNVTLFGIAVVYLLLSANIIHYFIGRFTSIPASMCVVIVFLAVIILPFTYLRSPGEFWGVIVLAMVTTVIAVFSILTGIALDFGSCYPEVAYPEQTPSSMILSLGIFLFAFSGHYVFPTIQHDMKNPRDFTKSVFAGFFLVVMLYMPLSISGYVVYGAALESSVIYSVQTSTLQLAANLMIAVHCIMTLVIVINPLNQEVEHYLKVSHSFGPGRVITRTTVLILVLFVGLSVPDFSPVMNLVGASTIPIGCVVLPSLFYLYSEAATEDEWRKGHTPSLMNVIRRTDKTVLIINFFILGVAVVGGVLGTMQGLEKIAKAEFSAPCYVRAFTSDYYNSTFTIKQNCCGRFRNISTYDYFCGA